In Deltaproteobacteria bacterium, the sequence AAGCTCACGTGGATACCTCACCTCAATCCCCTTCTCCACCCTGCAAAGAAGCACCCTCTTTCCCCATCCCCAAAATCAAAAACACAAGCGCCACCCCAGTATACCCAAGCGCAAAAGGCCAGGTTGTGGGATTAATACCATAGGCATTAACAATAGCGCCGCCTTCAATCTTGTACCCATGAATAAGTCCCGTAAGGCTGATAAGAGCTGCAGCAAAAGCCCAGAGTGCAGCATTTTTATACTTTTTATCGATGAGGGACACCGTCATGGCGGCAAGAATCATGGAGGTGAAGATAAAACCCCGCTCCAGTGAAATCATACCTGCGATTGGGGGGAT encodes:
- a CDS encoding NCS2 family permease, which produces IIAAQAFQATPREHAIAVVVGFFPALAAWGLLILEAGLRAAGTSAGTLGLDKLATQIPPIAGMISLERGFIFTSMILAAMTVSLIDKKYKNAALWAFAAALISLTGLIHGYKIEGGAIVNAYGINPTTWPFALGYTGVALVFLILGMGKEGASLQGGEGD